One window of Candidatus Baltobacteraceae bacterium genomic DNA carries:
- a CDS encoding glycosyltransferase family 4 protein, giving the protein MRLLILTQYYLPEIGAAQARLSALTRALIRRGHQVEVVTAMPNHLLGRTFEGYRRRLYRCDRVDGATVHRTWVYAAAGTGFRRMLNYLSFACSSLLGIARTRRPDAIFVESPPLFLAVPGWIAAKLHRCALIFNVADLWPDAVRELGVLRSGPLLGAAERLEAWTYQRATLVNAVTAGIERDLRVRKGVPADKLRFLPNGIDIEAFTPRARSDALARRLQLDGRPLFLYAGTHGIAQGLHNLIEAAALAPECLVLFLGAGTTKRALLELTRARALSNVRFLDPVPLDDMPEYFSLASASLVPLVRRDTHLGARPSKLFPSLACGVPVIYSGEGEGAAIVADADAGIVVPPEDPTAIAAAMRGIARDPVARERMSRNARALAVERFAWPGIVDRWLASL; this is encoded by the coding sequence ATGCGCCTCCTGATCCTCACCCAGTATTATCTACCGGAGATCGGCGCAGCGCAGGCTCGTCTTTCGGCACTGACCCGTGCGCTGATACGCCGCGGCCATCAGGTCGAAGTCGTCACGGCGATGCCGAATCATCTCCTCGGACGCACCTTCGAGGGATATCGCCGCCGCCTTTACCGCTGCGACCGAGTCGACGGCGCGACCGTACACCGGACCTGGGTCTACGCGGCCGCGGGCACCGGTTTCCGGCGCATGCTCAATTATCTGTCATTTGCGTGCAGCTCGCTGCTCGGAATCGCTCGTACCCGCCGCCCGGACGCGATTTTCGTCGAGTCGCCGCCGCTCTTTCTCGCCGTTCCCGGGTGGATCGCCGCCAAACTCCACCGCTGCGCGCTCATTTTCAACGTTGCCGATCTTTGGCCCGATGCCGTGCGCGAACTCGGGGTGCTGCGCAGCGGTCCGCTGCTCGGCGCGGCCGAGCGGCTCGAAGCCTGGACCTATCAGCGCGCAACGCTGGTGAACGCCGTCACCGCCGGAATCGAACGCGACCTGCGCGTGCGCAAAGGCGTCCCGGCCGACAAGCTGCGCTTTCTACCGAACGGCATCGATATCGAAGCGTTCACGCCGCGGGCGCGCAGCGATGCGCTCGCCCGGCGGCTGCAGCTCGACGGCCGGCCGCTCTTCTTGTACGCGGGAACGCACGGGATCGCGCAAGGCCTCCACAACCTCATCGAGGCCGCCGCGCTCGCACCCGAATGCCTCGTGCTCTTCCTCGGCGCAGGCACGACGAAACGGGCACTCCTCGAACTGACGCGCGCGAGAGCTCTGAGCAACGTGCGATTCCTCGATCCGGTACCGCTCGACGACATGCCGGAGTACTTCTCGCTCGCAAGCGCCTCGCTGGTTCCTCTCGTGCGCAGGGACACGCATCTGGGTGCACGCCCCTCGAAGCTCTTCCCGTCGCTGGCCTGCGGCGTGCCGGTGATTTATAGCGGCGAAGGAGAGGGCGCCGCGATCGTCGCGGACGCCGATGCGGGAATCGTCGTTCCTCCCGAAGATCCTACGGCGATTGCCGCCGCGATGCGCGGCATCGCGCGCGATCCGGTCGCGCGCGAACGAATGTCGCGGAACGCGCGTGCGCTGGCCGTCGAACGCTTTGCGTGGCCCGGCATCGTCGACCGGTGGCTCGCGTCGCTATGA
- a CDS encoding glycosyltransferase, which yields MKRALLLTYYLPPRQAIASVRAQHIVESLASHGWEVIPVVPQVGDVHYSPPVRTTGVVEFRSPVRRLLGVRSGQTTHERFHVEQGSALERPSWKQRVLEVGHRTLGFADGRLGWLGPGVRAVKELLQSERVDAIISTSPPVATHLVAARSHGNVPWIADLRDPWLRNDALGGGPILRAIDELLEGYAFQGAQALVTVSEPIAQGLRERYAHQRVYTIPNAFSSREWDPIPFVPPPKATFLHAGNLYRGLCNPLPFFEALAELIREGAVAESEVQVDLYGEPEGWLFAQADACGLSSVMTFHGRAPREEILRRERAASRLIIFVRNGVDERGTYTGKLFEYFGARRKILAVGGPAGRTVMDEALEETGAGQRLRDVAGLRAAIVDAVREWRSGSTAILSEEAVAPFEVAHFGDRYAHVLEQARWSG from the coding sequence ATGAAACGCGCGCTGCTGCTGACGTACTACCTGCCTCCGCGCCAGGCGATCGCGTCGGTGCGGGCGCAGCACATCGTCGAATCGTTGGCCTCGCACGGATGGGAGGTTATTCCGGTCGTGCCGCAGGTCGGTGACGTGCACTACTCGCCGCCCGTGCGTACGACCGGTGTCGTCGAATTTCGTTCGCCCGTGCGCCGATTGCTGGGCGTTCGGTCCGGCCAAACGACGCACGAACGCTTTCACGTCGAACAAGGCAGCGCGCTGGAGCGCCCATCGTGGAAGCAGCGCGTCCTCGAGGTCGGCCACCGTACGCTCGGATTCGCCGACGGACGTCTGGGCTGGCTCGGACCCGGCGTACGCGCCGTCAAAGAATTGCTGCAAAGCGAACGCGTCGACGCGATCATCTCGACCTCGCCCCCGGTCGCAACGCATTTGGTCGCCGCTCGCTCGCACGGCAACGTGCCTTGGATTGCCGACCTCCGCGATCCGTGGCTGCGCAACGACGCTTTGGGCGGCGGTCCGATTCTGCGCGCCATCGACGAGCTGCTCGAGGGCTACGCCTTTCAAGGCGCGCAAGCTCTCGTAACCGTCTCGGAACCGATCGCGCAGGGATTGCGCGAACGGTATGCGCATCAGCGCGTCTATACGATTCCGAACGCGTTCTCGAGCCGCGAATGGGACCCGATTCCTTTCGTACCACCTCCAAAGGCAACGTTTCTGCACGCGGGAAATCTCTACCGTGGTCTGTGCAACCCGTTGCCGTTTTTCGAAGCGCTCGCGGAGCTGATTCGCGAAGGCGCAGTCGCCGAAAGCGAAGTCCAGGTCGACCTCTACGGTGAGCCGGAGGGTTGGCTTTTTGCGCAAGCCGATGCGTGCGGCCTGAGCTCGGTCATGACGTTTCACGGGCGCGCGCCGCGCGAGGAGATCCTGCGACGGGAGCGAGCGGCGTCGCGCTTGATCATTTTCGTTCGCAACGGTGTGGACGAGCGGGGCACCTATACCGGCAAGCTCTTCGAATACTTTGGCGCGCGCCGTAAGATTCTCGCCGTCGGCGGTCCCGCCGGACGAACGGTGATGGATGAGGCGCTCGAAGAAACGGGCGCCGGCCAGCGCCTGCGCGACGTCGCCGGTCTTCGCGCCGCGATCGTCGATGCCGTGCGCGAATGGCGCAGCGGATCGACCGCGATCCTTTCGGAGGAAGCGGTAGCGCCGTTCGAAGTCGCCCATTTCGGCGATCGCTACGCGCACGTCCTCGAACAGGCGCGATGGTCCGGTTGA